One segment of Paraburkholderia sp. PGU19 DNA contains the following:
- a CDS encoding glutathione binding-like protein has translation MLQFYFHPSPNPLKVALLLEELETPFALSSVDTFKGEQHTPAYRKINPNGKVPAIVDDGVTVFDSHAILLHLSAKHGKFVPSAASQRAAMLSWLQFVATGLSPFSGQAVHFLHHAPEPLPYARNRYLKEVERHYRVLDEHLATSKYLAGDTYSIADIALWGWANFAGYILGEKGLTDYPHVKRLVDEISARPAAVRALALKDRLTFKAEFDEETRRALFPQNASLTV, from the coding sequence ATGCTTCAGTTCTACTTCCACCCTTCGCCCAATCCCCTCAAAGTGGCGCTTTTGCTCGAAGAGCTTGAAACGCCATTCGCGCTTTCCTCTGTCGATACCTTCAAGGGAGAGCAACACACGCCGGCGTACCGGAAGATCAACCCGAACGGCAAGGTGCCAGCCATCGTCGATGACGGTGTGACCGTGTTCGATTCGCACGCGATTCTTCTGCACCTCAGCGCAAAACATGGAAAGTTCGTGCCTTCCGCAGCGTCGCAGCGCGCCGCGATGCTCTCGTGGCTCCAGTTCGTCGCGACCGGGCTGTCGCCGTTTTCGGGTCAGGCCGTGCACTTCCTGCACCACGCACCGGAGCCGCTGCCGTATGCGCGCAACCGCTATCTGAAAGAAGTCGAGCGTCACTATCGCGTTCTCGATGAGCATCTGGCGACCTCGAAGTATCTGGCTGGCGACACCTACTCGATCGCCGATATCGCGCTGTGGGGCTGGGCGAATTTTGCTGGCTATATCCTGGGCGAGAAGGGACTCACCGACTATCCGCACGTCAAGCGCCTGGTCGATGAGATTTCGGCGCGCCCGGCCGCTGTCCGCGCGTTGGCGCTGAAAGACCGGCTCACGTTCAAGGCCGAGTTCGATGAAGAGACGCGCCGCGCGCTGTTCCCGCAGAACGCCTCGCTCACGGTCTAA